Proteins encoded by one window of Chanos chanos chromosome 7, fChaCha1.1, whole genome shotgun sequence:
- the stx16 gene encoding syntaxin-16 isoform X3, whose product MATRRLTDAFLLMRNNAIQNRQILAEQEFDELADDRMALVSGISLDPEAAVGVTKRLSPKWVEGVDEIQYEITRIRQKMKELASLHDKHMNRPTLDDSSQEEHAIEITTQEITQMFHRCQRAVTGLQARSGHCTEQEDRLLRNVVSSLAQNLQQLSISFRHTQSSYLKRMKNREERSKHFFDSGPLMEEDEDMSLYDKGFTDDQLVLVEQNTVLVEEREREIRQIVQSISDLNEIFRDLAGMVVEQGTVLDRIDFNVEQACVKTEDGLKQLQKAEQYQKKNRKMLVILILFVIVVVLIIILFGTKFR is encoded by the exons ATGGCAACCAGGCGCCTGACTGATGCCTTCTTATTAATGCGGAATAATGCAATCCAAAACCGGCAGATTTTGGCTGAGCAA GAGTTTGATGAG TTGGCAGATGACCGCATGGCCCTGGTCTCTGGCATCAGTCTGGACCCTGAGGCAGCTGTCGGCGTCACTAAGAGGCTCTCCCCTAAATGGGTGGAGGGCGTGGACGAG ATCCAGTATGAAATCACACGGATCAGGCAGAAGATGAAGGAGCTGGCCAGTCTCCACGACAAACACATGAACCGGCCCACGCTGGATGACAGCAGTCAGGAGGAGCATGCCATCGAGATCACCACACAGGAAATCACACAG ATGTTCCACAGGTGTCAGCGTGCGGTGACGGGGCTGCAGGCGCGCTCTGGCCACTGCACTGAGCAGGAGGACAGGCTGCTGAGGAACGTCGTCTCCTCTCTCGCCCAGAACCTCCAACAGCTCTCCATCagcttcagacacacacagtccagttaTCTCAAAC GCATGAAGAACCGTGAGGAGCGATCAAAGCACTTTTTTGACTCTGGACCTCTCATGGAGGAGGATGAAGACATGTCTCTGTATGACAAG GGTTTCACGGATGACCAGTTGGTGCTGGTGGAGCAGAACACAGTGCTGGtggaggagcgagagagagagatccggcAGATTGTTCAGTCCATCTCTGATCTCAATGAGATCTTCAGAGACCTGGCTGGAATGGTGGTGGAACAG GGCACAGTTTTGGACAGAATTGACTTCAATGTGGAACAagcatgtgtgaaaacagaggaCGGGCTGAAACAACTACAGAAG GCCGAACAGTATCAGAAGAAAAATCGCAAGATGCTGGTCATTTTAATCTTGTTTGTTATAGTGGTAGTTCTAATAATTATCCTGTTCGGGACAAAGTTCCGCTAG
- the stx16 gene encoding syntaxin-16 isoform X1 yields MATRRLTDAFLLMRNNAIQNRQILAEQVSTYEPRRTLSTRSNAAEFDELADDRMALVSGISLDPEAAVGVTKRLSPKWVEGVDEIQYEITRIRQKMKELASLHDKHMNRPTLDDSSQEEHAIEITTQEITQMFHRCQRAVTGLQARSGHCTEQEDRLLRNVVSSLAQNLQQLSISFRHTQSSYLKRMKNREERSKHFFDSGPLMEEDEDMSLYDKGFTDDQLVLVEQNTVLVEEREREIRQIVQSISDLNEIFRDLAGMVVEQGTVLDRIDFNVEQACVKTEDGLKQLQKAEQYQKKNRKMLVILILFVIVVVLIIILFGTKFR; encoded by the exons ATGGCAACCAGGCGCCTGACTGATGCCTTCTTATTAATGCGGAATAATGCAATCCAAAACCGGCAGATTTTGGCTGAGCAAGTGAGTACATATGAGCCCCGTCGTACTCTGAGTACACGTAGCAATGCTGCG GAGTTTGATGAG TTGGCAGATGACCGCATGGCCCTGGTCTCTGGCATCAGTCTGGACCCTGAGGCAGCTGTCGGCGTCACTAAGAGGCTCTCCCCTAAATGGGTGGAGGGCGTGGACGAG ATCCAGTATGAAATCACACGGATCAGGCAGAAGATGAAGGAGCTGGCCAGTCTCCACGACAAACACATGAACCGGCCCACGCTGGATGACAGCAGTCAGGAGGAGCATGCCATCGAGATCACCACACAGGAAATCACACAG ATGTTCCACAGGTGTCAGCGTGCGGTGACGGGGCTGCAGGCGCGCTCTGGCCACTGCACTGAGCAGGAGGACAGGCTGCTGAGGAACGTCGTCTCCTCTCTCGCCCAGAACCTCCAACAGCTCTCCATCagcttcagacacacacagtccagttaTCTCAAAC GCATGAAGAACCGTGAGGAGCGATCAAAGCACTTTTTTGACTCTGGACCTCTCATGGAGGAGGATGAAGACATGTCTCTGTATGACAAG GGTTTCACGGATGACCAGTTGGTGCTGGTGGAGCAGAACACAGTGCTGGtggaggagcgagagagagagatccggcAGATTGTTCAGTCCATCTCTGATCTCAATGAGATCTTCAGAGACCTGGCTGGAATGGTGGTGGAACAG GGCACAGTTTTGGACAGAATTGACTTCAATGTGGAACAagcatgtgtgaaaacagaggaCGGGCTGAAACAACTACAGAAG GCCGAACAGTATCAGAAGAAAAATCGCAAGATGCTGGTCATTTTAATCTTGTTTGTTATAGTGGTAGTTCTAATAATTATCCTGTTCGGGACAAAGTTCCGCTAG
- the stx16 gene encoding syntaxin-16 isoform X4 — MATRRLTDAFLLMRNNAIQNRQILAEQLADDRMALVSGISLDPEAAVGVTKRLSPKWVEGVDEIQYEITRIRQKMKELASLHDKHMNRPTLDDSSQEEHAIEITTQEITQMFHRCQRAVTGLQARSGHCTEQEDRLLRNVVSSLAQNLQQLSISFRHTQSSYLKRMKNREERSKHFFDSGPLMEEDEDMSLYDKGFTDDQLVLVEQNTVLVEEREREIRQIVQSISDLNEIFRDLAGMVVEQGTVLDRIDFNVEQACVKTEDGLKQLQKAEQYQKKNRKMLVILILFVIVVVLIIILFGTKFR; from the exons ATGGCAACCAGGCGCCTGACTGATGCCTTCTTATTAATGCGGAATAATGCAATCCAAAACCGGCAGATTTTGGCTGAGCAA TTGGCAGATGACCGCATGGCCCTGGTCTCTGGCATCAGTCTGGACCCTGAGGCAGCTGTCGGCGTCACTAAGAGGCTCTCCCCTAAATGGGTGGAGGGCGTGGACGAG ATCCAGTATGAAATCACACGGATCAGGCAGAAGATGAAGGAGCTGGCCAGTCTCCACGACAAACACATGAACCGGCCCACGCTGGATGACAGCAGTCAGGAGGAGCATGCCATCGAGATCACCACACAGGAAATCACACAG ATGTTCCACAGGTGTCAGCGTGCGGTGACGGGGCTGCAGGCGCGCTCTGGCCACTGCACTGAGCAGGAGGACAGGCTGCTGAGGAACGTCGTCTCCTCTCTCGCCCAGAACCTCCAACAGCTCTCCATCagcttcagacacacacagtccagttaTCTCAAAC GCATGAAGAACCGTGAGGAGCGATCAAAGCACTTTTTTGACTCTGGACCTCTCATGGAGGAGGATGAAGACATGTCTCTGTATGACAAG GGTTTCACGGATGACCAGTTGGTGCTGGTGGAGCAGAACACAGTGCTGGtggaggagcgagagagagagatccggcAGATTGTTCAGTCCATCTCTGATCTCAATGAGATCTTCAGAGACCTGGCTGGAATGGTGGTGGAACAG GGCACAGTTTTGGACAGAATTGACTTCAATGTGGAACAagcatgtgtgaaaacagaggaCGGGCTGAAACAACTACAGAAG GCCGAACAGTATCAGAAGAAAAATCGCAAGATGCTGGTCATTTTAATCTTGTTTGTTATAGTGGTAGTTCTAATAATTATCCTGTTCGGGACAAAGTTCCGCTAG
- the stx16 gene encoding syntaxin-16 isoform X2 — protein MATRRLTDAFLLMRNNAIQNRQILAEQVSTYEPRRTLSTRSNAALADDRMALVSGISLDPEAAVGVTKRLSPKWVEGVDEIQYEITRIRQKMKELASLHDKHMNRPTLDDSSQEEHAIEITTQEITQMFHRCQRAVTGLQARSGHCTEQEDRLLRNVVSSLAQNLQQLSISFRHTQSSYLKRMKNREERSKHFFDSGPLMEEDEDMSLYDKGFTDDQLVLVEQNTVLVEEREREIRQIVQSISDLNEIFRDLAGMVVEQGTVLDRIDFNVEQACVKTEDGLKQLQKAEQYQKKNRKMLVILILFVIVVVLIIILFGTKFR, from the exons ATGGCAACCAGGCGCCTGACTGATGCCTTCTTATTAATGCGGAATAATGCAATCCAAAACCGGCAGATTTTGGCTGAGCAAGTGAGTACATATGAGCCCCGTCGTACTCTGAGTACACGTAGCAATGCTGCG TTGGCAGATGACCGCATGGCCCTGGTCTCTGGCATCAGTCTGGACCCTGAGGCAGCTGTCGGCGTCACTAAGAGGCTCTCCCCTAAATGGGTGGAGGGCGTGGACGAG ATCCAGTATGAAATCACACGGATCAGGCAGAAGATGAAGGAGCTGGCCAGTCTCCACGACAAACACATGAACCGGCCCACGCTGGATGACAGCAGTCAGGAGGAGCATGCCATCGAGATCACCACACAGGAAATCACACAG ATGTTCCACAGGTGTCAGCGTGCGGTGACGGGGCTGCAGGCGCGCTCTGGCCACTGCACTGAGCAGGAGGACAGGCTGCTGAGGAACGTCGTCTCCTCTCTCGCCCAGAACCTCCAACAGCTCTCCATCagcttcagacacacacagtccagttaTCTCAAAC GCATGAAGAACCGTGAGGAGCGATCAAAGCACTTTTTTGACTCTGGACCTCTCATGGAGGAGGATGAAGACATGTCTCTGTATGACAAG GGTTTCACGGATGACCAGTTGGTGCTGGTGGAGCAGAACACAGTGCTGGtggaggagcgagagagagagatccggcAGATTGTTCAGTCCATCTCTGATCTCAATGAGATCTTCAGAGACCTGGCTGGAATGGTGGTGGAACAG GGCACAGTTTTGGACAGAATTGACTTCAATGTGGAACAagcatgtgtgaaaacagaggaCGGGCTGAAACAACTACAGAAG GCCGAACAGTATCAGAAGAAAAATCGCAAGATGCTGGTCATTTTAATCTTGTTTGTTATAGTGGTAGTTCTAATAATTATCCTGTTCGGGACAAAGTTCCGCTAG